The sequence below is a genomic window from Streptomyces sp. B21-105.
GCCCATGCCGCCGCCGGTGCCGGGGCCGGCCGTCGGGTTCGTGCCGTTGGTGCCGGAGGTCGCCGCCGACGCCGAGTAGGCAGCCGGACCGGCGAGCAGCGCCACGACCGCCGCGAGTGCCGCGACGCCCATCAGTCGCTGTCGCTTCGTGAACCGGGCGACCAGCAGCCCGATCACCGACGCGACCCCCGCCACGGCGACCACGGCCTCGGCGACCGTGTACAGCGTTCCCGAGCCGGAGACCCGCTCGAGCAGGACGACCGCCCAGCCGGTGCTGACCGCGATCGCGGTGGGCAGCACCCACGACCATTTCGCCGCCGCCCGCTCGCGGAAGGCGCCGTACAGCGTGACCCCGCCCGCGCCGGCCAGGGCCGCGATGCCGGGGGCCATGGCGGTCACGTAGTACGGGTGGAAGGTGCCCTCGGCGAGGGCGAACGTCAGGTAGTGCAGGACGAACCAGCCGCCCCACAGCATCAGCGCGGCGCGCTTGGCGTCCGTACGGGGCGCCCGGCCGCGCAGGACGAGACCGGCCGTCAGTGCGATCGCCGCGAAGGGGATCAGCCAGGAGATCTGACCGCCCATGATGTCGTTGAACATCCGGTACAGGCCCGCGTCGCCGCCGAAACTCGCGCTGTTGCCCTGCGAGCCGACCGACGAAGTCGCCCCGAAAACACGGCCGAAACCGTTGTAGCCGATGACCAGGTCCCACACCGTGTTGTCGGTCGAGCCACCGATGTAGGGGCGCGAGGAGACCGGGATCAGATCGACGACCACCATCCACCATGCGCTGGAGACGATCAGCGCGGCCGTGCCGGCCGCAAGATTGCACAGGCGCTTGCCCAGCGAGGCGTTCGCGGCCCACAGGTACACCAGGAAGAAGGCCGGCAGGACGACGTACGCCTGCATCATCTTGGTGTTGAACGCGAAGCCGATGGCGACGCCGGACCACACCAGCGGCACCAGCCGGCCGCTGCGCACGGCCTTCAGCAGCGCGGCCGCGCCCAGCAGCATCAGGAAGACGAGGACGGGGTCGGGGTTGGTGTCCCGGGTGATGGCCACCGTGATGGGGGTGAGGGCCAGCACCAGCGCGGAGAGCGTGGCGGCCGCCGGGCCGAAGTCCCGCTTGACGAGCCGGTGCACCAGCGCGACGGAACCGGTTCCCAGTGCGATCATCGGCAGCAGCAACTGCCAGGTGCCGTACCCGAAGGCGCGGGCGGACAGGCCCATCACCCACAGGGCGAACGGCGGTTTGTCGACCGTGATGAAGCTGCCGGCGTCCAGGGCGCCGAAGAAGAACGCCTTCCAGCTCCTGGTGCCGCTGTAGACGGCAGCGTTGTAAAACGTGTTTCCGGTGATCGAGGAGAGATTCCAGGCGTAGAGGGCTGTGGCCAACGCGAGGATCGCCAACAGGGCAGGGCGGGCCCAGCGCGGATCCTCGGGGGCCCCGGTGAGCAACTGCCTTGCGCGCGAGGCGAGTCCGCCGTCAAAGGCCTGCTTCGCCCGGTGGTGGGGCCCTTCCTGGCGGACGGGGGCGGGCGGCGGGGCGAGGGTCGTCATGACGCGTACTCCAGGTGGGTGGTCGTCCCGGCGGGCAGGCCGGGGACGGGAGCGGTCGTGCGCGCGGCCGGCACCTGGGGGGTGCAGGTACGGCGGGGTACGGCGGGGACGAGGGTGCGGCCGGCGAGGGTGGAGCGCAGCATCCGGCCGATGCCCAAAAGGTCGTCGCGGGCGGTGCGGACGATGTCGACCCGGCTGTCGGGGTCGTCGGTCCAGTCGACC
It includes:
- a CDS encoding ArnT family glycosyltransferase, which encodes MTTLAPPPAPVRQEGPHHRAKQAFDGGLASRARQLLTGAPEDPRWARPALLAILALATALYAWNLSSITGNTFYNAAVYSGTRSWKAFFFGALDAGSFITVDKPPFALWVMGLSARAFGYGTWQLLLPMIALGTGSVALVHRLVKRDFGPAAATLSALVLALTPITVAITRDTNPDPVLVFLMLLGAAALLKAVRSGRLVPLVWSGVAIGFAFNTKMMQAYVVLPAFFLVYLWAANASLGKRLCNLAAGTAALIVSSAWWMVVVDLIPVSSRPYIGGSTDNTVWDLVIGYNGFGRVFGATSSVGSQGNSASFGGDAGLYRMFNDIMGGQISWLIPFAAIALTAGLVLRGRAPRTDAKRAALMLWGGWFVLHYLTFALAEGTFHPYYVTAMAPGIAALAGAGGVTLYGAFRERAAAKWSWVLPTAIAVSTGWAVVLLERVSGSGTLYTVAEAVVAVAGVASVIGLLVARFTKRQRLMGVAALAAVVALLAGPAAYSASAATSGTNGTNPTAGPGTGGGMGKGQRPGGTGGPSSSSGNSNSSTNGDGSTPGNTESVATESSGTVSGTAEAGSAESDASGTNSDGGGMGGETQISSATVTYLKENQDGATWLVAVATDQTASSLILESGEPVISMGGWSGSDDAMTLAGLKSLVKTGKLHYIVISDSGRGSANSEISTWVKANGTAVSDHSGLYRLDASDVG